The following proteins come from a genomic window of Trifolium pratense cultivar HEN17-A07 linkage group LG4, ARS_RC_1.1, whole genome shotgun sequence:
- the LOC123881642 gene encoding BTB/POZ domain-containing protein At5g66560, whose amino-acid sequence MSSSEKPSSKGQAWFCTTGLPSDIVVEVDDMTFHLHKFPLMSKSRKLHELITQQEAEAVTHSAVPHEEDDEDEIVEEQCHVTFTDFPGGSEAFEMAAKFCYGVKMELSPSNVASLRCAGEFLEMTEEYSEENLISKTEKFLSQHVLKSLGNSIKTLKSCERLFPMADDLGITERCIDSVISRASSADPALFGWPVSEAAASASKQILWNGIDAAGRRNGAGESWFEDLALLRLPLFKRLILSMREAEVNPEIIETCVMYYAKKYIPGVSRSSRKPLPSSSSVSSETEQKEILETVVSNLPQEKNLNSSTATRFLFGLLRTANILNASESCRNSLEKKIGLQLEEATLDDLLVPSYSYLNETLYDVDCVERILSHFLNNFEARNATADDAVVEVIERDDVATRSPAMMLVGKLIDGYLSEIASDANLKPDRFYNFAISLPDQARLFDDGLYRAVDVYLKAHPWVSESEREKICGLLDCQKLTLEACTHAAQNERLPLRAVVQVLFFEQLQLRHAIAETLIAAETGAEIGRHSATLEREEENGRGEEPLRLGLESEDHVQEGSNTWHVAVRENQVLRLDMDSMRTRVHQLERECSSMKRVIEKIEKPAVNGGGWRASLGKKLGCKFKTQVCDSHQSAVVDTRKERRNRNSQQHHHHHE is encoded by the exons ATGTCATCTTCAGAAAAGCCTAGCTCCAAAGGGCAAGCATG GTTCTGCACAACTGGATTACCAAGTGACATTGTTGTTGAAGTAGATGACATGACTTTTCATCTCCACAAG TTTCCTCTGATGTCAAAAAGCAGAAAGCTTCATGAACTGATAACCCAGCAAGAAGCTGAAGCAGTAACACATTCTGCAGTCCCACATGAAGAAGACGACGAAGACGAAATCGTTGAAGAACAGTGTCATGTAACGTTCACAGATTTCCCCGGTGGCTCTGAGGCATTCGAGATGGCGGCTAAATTCTGTTACGGTGTTAAAATGGAACTGTCACCATCCAATGTAGCTTCACTTCGTTGCGCCGGCGAGTTTCTTGAGATGACAGAAGAGTATTCAGAGGAAAATCTCATCTCCAAGACAGAGAAGTTTCTCTCTCAGCACGTTCTCAAAAGCCTTGGCAACTCaatcaaaaccctaaaatcatGCGAAAGGTTGTTTCCTATGGCAGATGATTTGGGAATCACAGAGAGATGCATTGATTCTGTAATCTCAAGAGCTTCATCAGCGGATCCAGCCTTGTTTGGTTGGCCGGTAAGCGAAGCAGCCGCATCTGCATCTAAACAGATCCTTTGGAATGGAATTGATGCCGCCGGAAGAAGAAACGGCGCCGGAGAGTCTTGGTTTGAAGATCTAGCGCTTCTTCGTTTGCCTTTGTTCAAAAGATTGATTCTCTCCATGAGAGAAGCAGAGGTTAATCCTGAAATtattgaaacttgtgtaatGTATTACGCTAAGAAGTACATTCCCGGTGTTTCGAGATCGAGTCGAAAACCGTTACCGTCTTCTTCCTCCGTTTCATCAGAAACGGAGCAGAAAGAGATTCTAGAAACTGTTGTTTCAAATCTTCCACAGGAGAAAAACTTGAATTCATCAACAGCAACAAGGTTTCTGTTCGGATTGCTACGAACAGCGAACATACTCAACGCTTCAGAATCATGTAGAAACTCTTTGGAGAAGAAAATAGGGTTACAGCTTGAAGAAGCAACACTCGATGATCTACTCGTACCTAGCTATTCGTATCTGAACGAAACGCTTTACGACGTTGATTGCGTAGAGAGGATCTTATCTCACTTTTTGAATAACTTCGAAGCAAGAAACGCAACCGCCGATGATGCAGTAGTAGAAGTAATCGAAAGAGATGACGTGGCAACTAGATCGCCGGCGATGATGCTCGTTGGAAAACTCATCGACGGTTATCTCTCCGAAATAGCTTCAGATGCGAATCTGAAACCAGATCGATTCTACAATTTCGCAATCTCTCTTCCAGATCAAGCAAGACTCTTCGACGACGGTTTATACCGCGCCGTTGATGTGTATCTAAAG GCACATCCATGGGTTTCAGAATCGGAGAGAGAGAAGATTTGCGGATTATTAGATTGTCAGAAGCTAACACTAGAAGCATGTACACACGCAGCGCAAAACGAGAGATTACCGTTACGCGCGGTGGTTCAAGTGCTATTCTTCGAGCAGTTACAGCTTCGTCACGCCATCGCGGAAACACTGATTGCGGCGGAGACAGGGGCGGAGATAGGTCGTCATTCAGCAACGCTAGAACGTGAAGAGGAAAACGGAAGAGGAGAAGAACCATTACGGTTAGGATTAGAATCAGAAGATCACGTGCAAGAAGGGAGTAACACGTGGCATGTAGCGGTGAGGGAGAATCAAGTGTTACGCTTGGATATGGATAGCATGAGGACGCGGGTGCATCAATTGGAACGTGAATGTTCTTCGATGAAGAGAGTTATTGAGAAGATTGAAAAGCCCGCCGTAAACGGCGGTGGATGGAGGGCGTCGCTGGGGAAGAAATTGGGTTGTAAGTTTAAAACTCAAGTTTGTGATTCGCATCAATCAGCGGTTGTTGATACGCGCAAGGAACGACGTAATCGTAACTCGCAgcagcatcatcatcatcatgaatAA